One genomic region from Shewanella aestuarii encodes:
- a CDS encoding type I secretion system permease/ATPase has product MAQSASKNLQEQWTISASQRVTVDPLLDSLVLLTEHFGSPCSSESLAAGLPLSGAVLSPDLLPQAANRAGLSAKLSRKDLTQITPILLPCILLLKDKKACILREIDIKQDRALIQLPETGGEETLTIEELESLYVGYLFLIKQQYRGDKHVDVHIHDNSVHWLKQSIVDSAPIYRDALIASVLVNLFALVSPLFIMNVYDKVVPNLAFESLWVLAIGAGIAFIFDFVMRQLRSYLIDVAGKKVDIIVSSKLFAKAIGIPLSKRSPSVGGMARQLGEFESIRDFLASATITSLVDLPFALLFVIIIYIVAGDLAAIPVIAGLLIIAVTIYAQPKLKAAIEESNRFASLKHGHLIESLTAIESIKANGAEGIVQKSWQQMIGHTANWSLKTKKLTNFVSNFANFTVQISVIFVVIVGVYRLAENEISMGGIIAAVMLSSRAVSPMAQLAALITRGNHTVSSLRQLDQIMEQEDEFENKGHLVSVERLNGKIAADNISFSFPEAEKPILYPMSIRIEPGERIAIIGRNGSGKSTLAKLLLGLYKPTQGSLRYDGIDSGQIHPSDLRRNFGYLPQDVTLFHGSIRDNILFGSRQVSEHQLIRAVQLSGVSQFTNLESEGLNQQVGEGGLSLSRGQRQTVALARATLNDPPVLLMDEPTASLDARAEKQFIRSMAQVSMHRTLLLITHKMHLLNLVDRIIVLERGHIVADGPKAEVLEKLNNGMLAGGKS; this is encoded by the coding sequence TTGGCGCAATCAGCTTCTAAAAACCTGCAAGAACAGTGGACCATATCGGCATCACAACGCGTGACAGTCGATCCGCTACTGGATTCGCTTGTTTTACTAACCGAACATTTTGGTAGCCCATGCTCGAGTGAATCACTTGCTGCAGGCTTACCATTGAGCGGAGCTGTGCTATCACCTGATTTACTACCGCAAGCGGCAAATCGTGCTGGATTGTCGGCAAAGTTATCACGTAAAGATTTAACTCAAATCACCCCAATACTTTTACCCTGCATATTACTGTTAAAAGATAAAAAAGCCTGTATTTTACGTGAAATTGATATTAAACAAGACCGAGCGTTAATCCAACTACCTGAAACCGGTGGCGAAGAAACGCTGACAATAGAAGAGTTAGAAAGCCTTTATGTAGGTTATTTATTCTTAATTAAACAACAATATCGAGGCGATAAACACGTTGATGTCCACATCCATGACAACAGCGTACATTGGTTAAAACAGAGCATTGTTGACTCAGCCCCTATCTATCGAGATGCGCTCATCGCATCGGTATTGGTTAACCTGTTCGCCCTTGTATCCCCACTATTCATTATGAATGTGTATGACAAAGTGGTGCCAAACTTAGCATTTGAATCACTATGGGTACTCGCGATAGGCGCTGGCATTGCGTTTATATTCGACTTTGTTATGCGCCAATTAAGAAGCTATTTAATTGATGTTGCAGGTAAAAAAGTAGACATCATTGTCTCTTCAAAACTATTTGCAAAAGCCATTGGCATTCCACTATCCAAACGATCTCCCAGTGTCGGCGGAATGGCTCGACAACTAGGCGAGTTTGAAAGTATTCGTGACTTTTTAGCATCAGCAACCATTACTTCGTTAGTGGATTTACCTTTTGCACTGTTATTTGTCATTATCATCTATATTGTTGCCGGCGATTTGGCTGCAATCCCTGTTATTGCAGGCTTATTAATTATCGCCGTTACAATTTACGCTCAACCAAAACTCAAAGCGGCCATAGAAGAAAGCAACCGCTTTGCTAGCTTAAAACATGGTCACTTAATCGAAAGTTTAACCGCCATCGAATCCATTAAAGCCAACGGCGCAGAGGGCATAGTGCAAAAAAGTTGGCAGCAAATGATTGGGCACACAGCAAATTGGTCATTAAAAACCAAAAAACTCACCAATTTTGTATCTAACTTTGCCAATTTCACCGTACAAATAAGTGTTATATTTGTGGTCATTGTTGGCGTGTACCGACTTGCAGAAAATGAAATATCTATGGGTGGAATTATTGCTGCAGTAATGTTATCAAGCCGAGCGGTTTCCCCCATGGCTCAACTGGCTGCATTAATTACCCGTGGTAACCACACGGTCAGCTCATTGCGCCAGCTTGACCAGATAATGGAACAAGAAGATGAGTTTGAAAATAAAGGCCACCTTGTTAGCGTAGAACGTCTTAATGGTAAAATTGCGGCTGATAACATTAGCTTTAGTTTTCCTGAAGCTGAAAAACCTATCCTTTATCCTATGTCAATCCGGATTGAACCAGGGGAGCGCATTGCCATTATCGGCCGCAATGGCTCAGGTAAAAGTACTTTAGCCAAATTATTGCTGGGGCTTTATAAACCCACCCAAGGCAGTTTACGTTATGATGGAATCGATTCAGGGCAAATTCACCCTTCAGATTTACGCCGCAACTTTGGCTATTTACCCCAAGATGTCACCTTATTTCATGGCAGTATTCGCGACAATATCTTATTTGGATCTCGTCAAGTCAGCGAGCATCAATTAATTCGTGCAGTACAATTATCAGGGGTGAGTCAATTCACCAACCTAGAATCGGAAGGCTTAAATCAACAAGTAGGCGAAGGCGGCTTATCGTTAAGCCGTGGACAACGCCAGACTGTGGCACTCGCAAGAGCCACACTCAATGATCCACCAGTTTTATTAATGGATGAGCCAACAGCCAGTTTAGATGCTCGCGCTGAGAAGCAATTTATCCGTTCAATGGCACAAGTGAGTATGCATCGAACCTTATTACTCATCACCCATAAAATGCATTTACTTAATCTAGTTGACAGAATTATCGTGCTTGAACGTGGGCATATTGTTGCCGACGGCCCTAAAGCTGAAGTGCTTGAAAAACTCAACAACGGCATGTTAGCGGGAGGTAAAAGCTAA
- a CDS encoding HlyD family type I secretion periplasmic adaptor subunit, with the protein MSKNLTTEDLEMVDDVYGAMMTDAPSGHRLIIWSLAAMLFCFFVWAFFSELDQVTTGQGKVIPSSQVQIIESLDGGILQEVFVQEGVLVTKGQPLVRIDDTRFRSDFAQQEQEVFGLQTNIIRMRTELDSIVISDMSSDWREQVKITKQNLVFPDTLIEKEPALVLRQQEEYSGRLDNLSNQLEILARQIQQRQQETEELASKISTLTTSFQLVSRELELTRPLAQKGIVPEVELLKLERTVNDIKGELQSLRLLRPKVKASMDESILKRREAVFVYAADLRAQLNEMQTRYSRMNEAQVGAFDKVSKAVITSPVTGTIKSIHINTLGGVIQPGEEIIEIVPSEDKLLIETKIAPKDIAFLHPGLPAIVKVTAYDFTRYGGLKGTVEHISADTSQDEEGNSFYTIRVRTEESNLQKADGTQMPIIPGMLTSVDVITGKRSILEYILNPILRAKDTALRER; encoded by the coding sequence ATGAGCAAAAACCTCACCACTGAAGATTTAGAAATGGTAGACGACGTTTATGGCGCCATGATGACCGATGCACCATCGGGGCATCGTTTGATTATTTGGTCATTAGCAGCCATGCTATTTTGCTTTTTTGTTTGGGCATTCTTTTCTGAGTTAGATCAGGTCACCACTGGTCAGGGTAAGGTTATACCGTCATCGCAGGTCCAAATTATTGAGAGTTTAGATGGCGGTATTTTACAAGAGGTGTTTGTCCAAGAAGGTGTACTTGTGACCAAAGGCCAACCTCTTGTCAGAATTGACGATACTCGCTTTCGTTCTGATTTTGCTCAACAAGAACAAGAAGTGTTTGGCTTGCAAACCAATATCATCAGAATGCGCACAGAATTAGACAGCATTGTTATTTCTGATATGTCATCAGACTGGCGTGAACAAGTCAAAATAACAAAGCAGAATTTAGTCTTTCCAGACACGCTAATAGAAAAAGAGCCGGCATTAGTTTTACGTCAGCAAGAAGAGTATTCAGGTCGATTGGATAACTTAAGCAATCAACTTGAAATCTTAGCGCGCCAAATTCAGCAGCGCCAACAGGAAACCGAAGAGCTTGCCTCTAAAATATCGACATTAACCACCAGTTTTCAATTGGTTTCCAGAGAATTAGAACTCACAAGACCCCTAGCCCAAAAAGGAATTGTGCCAGAGGTTGAACTGTTAAAGCTTGAACGCACGGTTAACGATATTAAAGGTGAATTACAAAGCTTAAGATTATTAAGGCCAAAAGTTAAAGCCTCAATGGATGAATCTATTTTAAAGCGCCGTGAGGCAGTTTTTGTGTATGCTGCAGATTTACGTGCGCAATTAAATGAAATGCAAACCCGTTATTCTCGGATGAACGAAGCCCAAGTTGGTGCCTTTGATAAAGTGAGCAAAGCCGTCATTACCTCGCCTGTCACCGGAACCATTAAGTCTATACACATCAATACATTAGGTGGAGTTATTCAGCCTGGTGAAGAAATTATTGAAATTGTGCCATCGGAAGATAAACTGCTAATCGAAACTAAAATTGCACCTAAGGACATCGCCTTCTTACACCCCGGCTTACCGGCAATCGTTAAGGTGACAGCCTATGACTTTACCCGCTATGGAGGCCTAAAAGGCACAGTAGAACATATTAGCGCCGACACTTCACAAGATGAAGAAGGCAATAGTTTTTATACTATACGTGTTAGAACTGAAGAATCGAATTTACAAAAAGCTGATGGCACGCAGATGCCAATTATTCCCGGCATGCTCACTTCGGTGGACGTTATTACTGGGAAAAGATCCATACTTGAGTACATTTTAAATCCCATATTAAGGGCGAAAGATACCGCTCTTCGAGAGCGCTAA
- a CDS encoding TolC family outer membrane protein produces the protein MSKTTNRHLKYSALSLALSILIAPTAFSQTLEQAVAHTLDTNPELRIVFNRFKAREEQVNQAQSGYMPTVDITAGYGWEQTDSPSTRRKVQPANDNLDDGVMELERGEAGFSIKQMLFDGFYTSSEVDRYSYEASAEQWALFAAAEDMALDVAKAYLNYIRAQQVLILSERNLASHKEIYDQIKQRTDSGLGSIADFSQITGRLARANANVISAKNNLHDTKAQYMRIVELEPQNLILPVPDADMLPTSLNDSVKLASSSHPILKSSQSDINAAQQERSSAKSNYYPKFNLELSGNWNNDVNGEDGYSTIASQNVNGHSNDLVAMVRMRYNLFAGGKDLARDKEAAYKINEAKEIQQRAHRQVVEGATLAWNAFEMLAPQKQFIREHVIAAKQTQVAYAQQFNLGQRSLLDLLDTENELFEARKDYLQTEYDEIIAQYRVLNSTGRLLDSLRVTRPDVWMGENKYEGGVK, from the coding sequence ATGAGCAAGACGACTAATCGACACTTAAAGTACAGTGCTTTATCACTGGCTTTATCGATACTGATAGCACCAACCGCATTCAGCCAAACGCTAGAACAAGCGGTCGCACATACTTTGGATACCAATCCTGAATTACGCATTGTTTTTAACCGTTTTAAAGCACGTGAAGAACAAGTTAATCAAGCGCAATCAGGCTATATGCCAACGGTAGATATCACCGCAGGTTATGGGTGGGAGCAAACTGACAGCCCTTCTACTCGCCGCAAAGTCCAGCCAGCTAATGATAATTTGGATGATGGTGTAATGGAGCTTGAGCGCGGTGAAGCTGGATTTAGTATCAAACAAATGCTGTTTGATGGCTTTTATACCAGCAGCGAAGTAGATCGCTACTCATATGAAGCTAGCGCTGAGCAGTGGGCGCTGTTTGCTGCCGCAGAAGATATGGCTTTAGATGTTGCAAAAGCCTATTTGAACTATATTCGCGCCCAACAGGTGCTCATTTTATCTGAAAGAAACTTAGCCAGTCATAAAGAAATTTATGATCAAATAAAGCAACGAACAGATTCTGGGTTAGGATCAATTGCCGACTTTTCACAAATTACTGGTCGTTTAGCGCGAGCTAATGCCAATGTTATTTCAGCTAAAAACAACCTTCATGATACTAAAGCACAATACATGCGCATTGTTGAGTTAGAACCACAAAACTTAATATTACCTGTGCCGGATGCAGATATGCTGCCGACTAGCTTAAATGACAGTGTCAAACTAGCATCATCTAGTCATCCAATTTTAAAATCGTCTCAAAGTGATATAAATGCAGCTCAACAAGAACGTAGCTCAGCTAAATCTAATTACTATCCAAAATTCAATCTAGAATTAAGTGGGAACTGGAACAATGACGTTAACGGCGAAGATGGCTACAGCACTATCGCCAGCCAAAACGTTAATGGTCACAGTAATGATTTAGTCGCCATGGTAAGAATGCGCTATAACTTATTTGCAGGCGGAAAAGATTTAGCACGTGACAAAGAGGCTGCATACAAAATTAATGAGGCAAAAGAAATCCAACAGCGTGCACATCGCCAAGTTGTTGAAGGTGCAACATTAGCATGGAATGCCTTTGAAATGTTAGCGCCACAAAAGCAATTTATTCGTGAGCACGTCATCGCCGCAAAACAAACTCAAGTAGCATATGCACAGCAATTTAATTTAGGCCAACGCTCGCTATTGGACCTATTAGATACGGAGAATGAATTATTCGAAGCGCGTAAAGACTACTTACAAACAGAGTATGATGAAATTATCGCCCAATATCGTGTGCTCAATTCAACAGGTAGATTACTTGACTCATTAAGAGTGACACGTCCTGATGTATGGATGGGTGAAAATAAATACGAAGGAGGCGTTAAATAA
- a CDS encoding OmpA family protein, with the protein MRYFILLLVIATTSACSMNDIVTMDTPTKQGFNLNDQDGDGVIEARERCAGTLTGADIDNYGCGAIKAVNDRQDLEILFANNSDVIEPKYYDKIERVAKLLKQYPQTRAVIEGHCSNRGSYELNLALSQNRANAVTKILEERFGIESSRLTAIGYSFDKPVDTSGTPEAEMRNRRVVAEVTGEDTMANMKWHIYTVDEQIE; encoded by the coding sequence ATGCGTTATTTTATTCTATTACTCGTTATCGCAACGACTTCAGCTTGTTCAATGAATGACATTGTCACCATGGATACGCCAACTAAGCAAGGCTTCAATTTAAATGATCAAGATGGTGATGGTGTGATTGAAGCTCGAGAAAGGTGCGCAGGCACACTAACTGGGGCTGATATCGATAACTATGGCTGCGGTGCAATAAAGGCGGTGAATGATCGTCAAGATTTAGAAATATTATTTGCCAATAACTCTGATGTTATTGAGCCCAAATACTACGACAAAATCGAGCGCGTTGCGAAACTCTTAAAACAGTATCCACAAACTAGAGCTGTAATCGAAGGTCACTGTAGCAACCGCGGTAGCTATGAACTCAACTTAGCCTTGTCACAAAACCGAGCGAATGCTGTTACTAAAATATTAGAGGAACGTTTTGGTATTGAGTCAAGTAGACTGACAGCTATTGGCTATAGTTTTGATAAACCAGTTGATACCAGTGGCACACCAGAAGCCGAAATGCGTAATCGCAGGGTTGTGGCAGAAGTGACTGGTGAAGACACAATGGCAAATATGAAGTGGCACATTTATACGGTTGATGAGCAAATCGAATAA
- a CDS encoding transglutaminase-like cysteine peptidase: MTVKGCSILLLAACCILSSLYAAAPKKLDEKKITTTLVNRYGERAGLRAKAWFDIVNNSQSLPEKQQLENVNQFFNLFRFVSDKALWGESNYWATPMEFIGVNGGDCEDFSIAKYFTLLQLGIPEDKLRITMVKATTLNQYHMVLAYYETPSSIPLVLDNLDKKIKPATQRVDLLPVYSFNGKQLWLNKEKGRGELAGSSSRLEKWNDLTHRLGVDRLRQPKLNME, from the coding sequence ATGACAGTCAAAGGCTGCAGTATATTATTACTCGCAGCCTGTTGTATTTTATCGTCTTTATATGCTGCAGCGCCTAAAAAACTGGACGAAAAAAAAATCACCACCACGCTCGTTAATCGATACGGTGAGCGAGCAGGACTGAGAGCAAAAGCTTGGTTTGATATCGTCAATAACTCACAATCATTACCTGAAAAACAGCAGCTAGAAAACGTCAACCAGTTTTTTAACCTATTCCGCTTTGTCAGTGACAAAGCGTTATGGGGAGAATCAAACTATTGGGCCACCCCTATGGAGTTTATTGGTGTGAATGGCGGTGATTGTGAGGACTTTTCAATCGCCAAATACTTTACCCTGCTTCAATTAGGCATTCCTGAAGACAAGCTGCGTATCACCATGGTAAAGGCAACAACATTAAACCAGTACCATATGGTGTTGGCCTATTATGAAACACCCAGTTCAATTCCATTGGTACTCGATAACTTAGATAAAAAAATTAAACCTGCAACACAACGCGTAGATTTACTGCCTGTGTACAGCTTTAACGGTAAACAGTTATGGCTGAATAAAGAAAAAGGTCGAGGTGAGCTTGCAGGTTCATCATCTCGATTAGAAAAATGGAATGATTTAACACACCGGTTAGGCGTTGATCGTCTACGTCAACCTAAACTCAACATGGAGTAG
- a CDS encoding bifunctional diguanylate cyclase/phosphodiesterase produces MTLFRQIYALLFVLFLLTITSLAYVQFTETQSFLTKQMESDLNNASHSLGLMLVPALEASDPAATETMVNVLFEGGYYQQIKLTWLVDGKQQVWNNAIRVKDVPQWFIDLDIFTPISKENIITSGWLQLAKLEITAHPGFGYHELWRIISNIIIVFAILFLVAIVFARVGLSMILKPLHHLQEHAKKIANRQFGPDMPTPKTTELKELVQAFNSMSAQLKQVFNSLDEEVSALRKKNLVDQVSDLPNRQYIVSRINGWLNEPSSGALFLVKMDWLEEVHSQYGYQVRDETIKLLAQKLQHNLDEVSPSVIARIAAYEFAFLIEDNEHEQLTKYLQCLIRTINKEISKAGCKPNEQFNIGIAERLGQMTVSDILAQADNALQKSIQEHKVFHWYENSHQQLYTRDEWRNNLSKAISQNRFQFRWQPIQLNSNNEVCQREIYCQLQIGENLLHAGQFMPFIEILSLGTSLDRSLIETLNDHKIFDRNFEPVAINLTNQSISDREFHRWIKQFLRGHKSPERICFEIPEASVYSDLASCEHLCEIIRDCGAHFGIDHFGRQFGSMTYLQNLRPSYVKLDQSFAYIEESQHNSELCRALVNVAKGLDIQVIVTGIQQTEQLNRFTDLRLDAHQGFIAPPVDLKL; encoded by the coding sequence ATGACCCTGTTCAGGCAGATTTATGCGTTACTTTTTGTACTTTTCTTGCTAACGATAACTAGTTTGGCATATGTGCAATTTACAGAAACGCAGAGCTTTTTAACCAAGCAAATGGAGTCGGATCTCAATAATGCGAGCCATTCTTTAGGGTTAATGCTAGTTCCCGCCTTGGAAGCGAGCGATCCTGCTGCAACTGAAACCATGGTCAATGTGTTATTTGAAGGTGGTTACTATCAACAAATCAAGTTAACTTGGCTTGTTGATGGCAAACAACAAGTTTGGAATAACGCTATTAGGGTTAAAGATGTTCCACAGTGGTTTATCGATTTAGATATTTTTACGCCTATCTCTAAAGAAAATATCATTACCTCCGGCTGGTTACAGCTGGCAAAACTTGAAATCACCGCACATCCCGGGTTTGGCTACCATGAGCTATGGCGCATTATTTCTAACATTATTATTGTATTTGCCATTTTATTCTTAGTTGCAATAGTCTTTGCTCGAGTAGGCTTAAGCATGATCTTAAAGCCACTTCACCACTTACAAGAACACGCCAAAAAAATTGCAAATCGTCAATTTGGCCCAGATATGCCCACACCCAAAACCACCGAACTCAAAGAGCTGGTACAAGCTTTCAACAGTATGTCGGCACAGTTAAAGCAGGTATTTAACTCGCTTGATGAAGAAGTGTCTGCATTACGTAAAAAAAACTTAGTCGACCAAGTCTCTGACTTACCCAATCGCCAATACATTGTGAGCCGCATTAACGGCTGGTTAAATGAGCCAAGTTCAGGTGCATTATTTTTAGTAAAAATGGACTGGTTGGAAGAGGTCCATAGTCAATATGGTTATCAGGTTAGAGACGAAACCATCAAATTGTTGGCGCAAAAATTACAGCATAATCTCGATGAAGTCAGTCCATCGGTGATCGCACGAATTGCAGCATATGAATTTGCCTTTTTAATTGAAGACAACGAACATGAACAGCTAACCAAATACTTGCAATGCCTGATCCGCACGATTAATAAAGAAATCTCTAAAGCGGGATGCAAACCTAATGAGCAATTTAATATTGGTATTGCGGAAAGATTAGGACAAATGACTGTGAGTGATATTTTGGCTCAAGCCGATAATGCACTACAAAAATCAATTCAAGAACACAAAGTATTCCATTGGTACGAAAATAGCCACCAGCAACTATATACCCGTGATGAGTGGCGTAATAACCTGTCTAAAGCCATTAGCCAGAATCGTTTCCAATTTCGCTGGCAGCCTATTCAGCTCAACAGCAATAACGAAGTGTGTCAGCGAGAAATTTATTGCCAATTACAAATTGGCGAAAACCTGCTGCACGCAGGCCAATTTATGCCTTTCATTGAAATTTTATCGTTAGGAACCTCATTGGATCGTAGTTTAATAGAAACCTTAAACGACCATAAGATTTTTGACCGAAATTTTGAACCCGTAGCCATTAACTTAACGAATCAAAGTATCAGTGATCGTGAATTTCATCGCTGGATTAAACAATTTTTACGCGGGCATAAATCTCCTGAACGTATTTGCTTTGAGATCCCCGAGGCAAGCGTATACAGCGACTTAGCGTCTTGCGAGCACTTGTGCGAGATTATTCGTGATTGCGGAGCCCACTTTGGCATCGACCACTTTGGTCGCCAATTTGGCTCTATGACGTATTTACAAAACCTGCGACCAAGTTATGTCAAACTGGATCAGTCCTTTGCATATATCGAAGAAAGTCAGCATAACAGCGAACTTTGCCGCGCATTAGTCAATGTTGCTAAAGGACTGGATATCCAAGTCATTGTTACCGGCATACAACAAACTGAGCAATTAAATCGCTTTACCGACTTGCGCCTAGATGCTCATCAAGGCTTTATCGCTCCGCCAGTTGACTTAAAACTGTAA